The Anas acuta chromosome 2, bAnaAcu1.1, whole genome shotgun sequence genome contains a region encoding:
- the THNSL1 gene encoding threonine synthase-like 1 isoform X2: MFHVKYQPLRLIAQSSLSGMCLKLMFSRPVAFAQIWKSWFSSHSLVGNKNIILMGPPGAGKTTVGRIVGQKLDCPVIDIDDDVLETTWNMSVSEKLQDVGNKQFLEEEGKALLKFSASGSVISLTGSNPMHAASMQHVKQNGIVVYLDVPTAVIMSRLKSMKVDRIVGQGPDTSLKDILQFRKQFYKRWYDVRVLCGGDVAAEVVAEKVLDAVKRYQNSELETYISTRSSRSGRSTQKDTHKYFSDVVIEGLAPDGGLFVPERGLPKFTAEEWQSLIEATYAERAQVVLERCIHPADIPASKLREIIGIAYGENFSCSKIAPVRHLTGNQFLLELFHGPTASFKDFALQMMPHMFAYCIPRSCNYLVLVATSGDTGSAVLDGFSRLHDIDKQRIAVMSFFPEDGVSPIQKSQMIGCQKENAWSIGVKSDFDFCQTAIKQIFTNSDYTGFLTVEYGTALAAANSINWARLLPQIVYHASAYLDLVQQGIITFGSPVDVCIPTGNFGNILAALYAKIMGIPIRKCICASNQNNVLTDFIQTGSYDLRGRKLVPTSSPAVDILKSSNLERYLHLIADGDGQLVTQLYSQLENQGHFQLQKDLLEKLQQDLVAGWCSEDDCLAAIHSVYSTTGYILDTHTAVAKVVADRLQDRTCPIIISSTAHYSKFAPAILRALRIVEIKQNPLSQLHLLSSYSPLPPVHWGLLETLKKNENEHHQVCAADLSVLMSQIETLIQNHFMKAF; encoded by the coding sequence atgttTCATGTTAAGTATCAGCCTTTGAGACTGATAGCCCAAAGCAGTCTTTCTGGCATGTGTTTAAAACTGATGTTTTCAAGACCTGTAGCGTTTGCACAGATATGGAAGTCGTGGTTCTCAAGCCATTCTCTtgttggaaacaaaaatattatcctGATGGGGCCTCCGGGTGCTGGGAAAACAACAGTTGGGAGAATAGTAGGTCAGAAACTGGATTGCCCTGTCATAGATATAGATGATGATGTCCTTGAAACAACCTGGAATATGAGCGTGTCGGAAAAGCTGCAGGATGTTGGTAACAAGCAGTTTttagaggaggaaggaaaagcccTGTTGAAGTTTTCAGCATCTGGAAGTGTCATTTCCCTTACTGGGTCCAATCCGATGCATGCTGCCAGCATGCAGCATGTGAAGCAAAATGGAATCGTTGTGTATCTGGACGTGCCCACGGCGGTCATTATGAGCAGGCTGAAGTCGATGAAGGTGGATCGCATTGTGGGCCAGGGTCCTGACACTTCTCTCAAGGACATCCTTCAGTTCAGGAAGCAGTTCTACAAAAGGTGGTACGACGTCCGCGTGCTTTGTGGAGGGGATGTGGCAGCAGAGGTCGTGGCAGAAAAGGTACTTGATGCTGTGAAGAGATACCAAAACTCAGAACTGGAAACTTACATTTCAACTAGGTCTAGTAGGTCTGGAAGGAGCACACAAAAAGACACTCACAAGTATTTCAGTGATGTTGTTATTGAGGGCTTAGCCCCCGATGGAGGACTCTTTGTACCTGAGAGAGGACTTCCAAAATTCACTGCTGAAGAGTGGCAAAGCCTGATAGAAGCAACGTATGCTGAAAGAGCCCAGGTGGTACTCGAGAGATGCATACACCCTGCTGATATCCCTGCATCGAAACTGCGAGAAATTATTGGCATTGCTTACGGAGAAAACTTCTCTTGTTCTAAAATCGCCCCAGTTAGGCATTTGACAGGCAATCAGTTTCTCCTGGAGTTATTTCATGGACCAACAGCTTCATTTAAAGATTTTGCCTTACAGATGATGCCGCATATGTTTGCATACTGCATTCCCAGGAGCTGCAATTACTTGGTTCTGGTAGCTACTTCTGGGGACACAGGGAGTGCTGTCCTGGATGGCTTCAGTCGTCTCCATGACATTGACAAACAGAGAATTGCTGTCATgagtttttttcctgaggatGGAGTAAGCCCCATTCAAAAATCACAGATGATTGGCTGTCAGAAGGAAAACGCCTGGTCCATAGGTGTCAAAtctgattttgatttttgcCAGACTGCTATAAAACAAATCTTCACCAATTCTGATTACACTGGCTTTCTTACAGTAGAATATGGCACAGCTTTAGCAGCAGCAAACTCCATAAACTGGGCACGCCTGCTTCCTCAGATAGTTTATCATGCCTCTGCATACCTTGATCTTGTTCAGCAAGGTATTATCACCTTTGGAAGTCCTGTAGATGTTTGCATTCCTACAGGGAACTTTGGCAACATATTAGCTGCTTTGTATGCTAAAATTATGGGAATCCCTattagaaaatgcatttgtgcTTCCAACCAAAACAATGTTTTGACTGACTTCATACAGACGGGTAGCTATGATTTGAGGGGAAGAAAGTTAGTTCCCACTTCCTCACCAGCAGTAGATATTCTGAAGTCCTCCAATCTCGAGCGGTACTTGCACTTGATTGCCGATGGGGACGGACAACTGGTGACACAACTGTACAGCCAGCTGGAAAATCAGGGCCActttcagctgcagaaagatCTACTCGAAAAGCTTCAGCAGGACTTGGTGGCTGGCTGGTGCTCTGAGGACGACTGCCTCGCTGCCATTCACTCTGTGTACAGCACCACGGGATATATTTTGGATACACACACAGCTGTTGCTAAAGTAGTTGCAGATCGATTGCAAGACAGAACTTGCCCAATTATTATTTCATCTACAGCTCATTATTCGAAGTTTGCACCTGCTATCTTGAGGGCCTTGAGGATTGTGGAAATCAAACAGAACCCATTAAGTCAGCTTCACTTGCTGAGTTCTTACAGCCCTCTGCCTCCAGTCCACTGGGGCCTGTTAGAGACGCTGAAAAAGAATGAGAATGAGCATCACCAGGTCTGTGCTGCTGATCTGAGCGTGCTGATGTCCCAGATAGAGACCTtaattcaaaatcattttatgaAAGCTTTCTGA
- the THNSL1 gene encoding threonine synthase-like 1 isoform X1, which translates to MLTVSQRRVQTQNTVMFQALVCKLISPCRRFLDNSLGLSSHQKRTGWNSSSLAVAQQLSGLSSWLEKRKKQKMFHVKYQPLRLIAQSSLSGMCLKLMFSRPVAFAQIWKSWFSSHSLVGNKNIILMGPPGAGKTTVGRIVGQKLDCPVIDIDDDVLETTWNMSVSEKLQDVGNKQFLEEEGKALLKFSASGSVISLTGSNPMHAASMQHVKQNGIVVYLDVPTAVIMSRLKSMKVDRIVGQGPDTSLKDILQFRKQFYKRWYDVRVLCGGDVAAEVVAEKVLDAVKRYQNSELETYISTRSSRSGRSTQKDTHKYFSDVVIEGLAPDGGLFVPERGLPKFTAEEWQSLIEATYAERAQVVLERCIHPADIPASKLREIIGIAYGENFSCSKIAPVRHLTGNQFLLELFHGPTASFKDFALQMMPHMFAYCIPRSCNYLVLVATSGDTGSAVLDGFSRLHDIDKQRIAVMSFFPEDGVSPIQKSQMIGCQKENAWSIGVKSDFDFCQTAIKQIFTNSDYTGFLTVEYGTALAAANSINWARLLPQIVYHASAYLDLVQQGIITFGSPVDVCIPTGNFGNILAALYAKIMGIPIRKCICASNQNNVLTDFIQTGSYDLRGRKLVPTSSPAVDILKSSNLERYLHLIADGDGQLVTQLYSQLENQGHFQLQKDLLEKLQQDLVAGWCSEDDCLAAIHSVYSTTGYILDTHTAVAKVVADRLQDRTCPIIISSTAHYSKFAPAILRALRIVEIKQNPLSQLHLLSSYSPLPPVHWGLLETLKKNENEHHQVCAADLSVLMSQIETLIQNHFMKAF; encoded by the coding sequence caaTTAAGTGGATTGTCAAGTTGgcttgaaaaaagaaaaaagcagaagatgttTCATGTTAAGTATCAGCCTTTGAGACTGATAGCCCAAAGCAGTCTTTCTGGCATGTGTTTAAAACTGATGTTTTCAAGACCTGTAGCGTTTGCACAGATATGGAAGTCGTGGTTCTCAAGCCATTCTCTtgttggaaacaaaaatattatcctGATGGGGCCTCCGGGTGCTGGGAAAACAACAGTTGGGAGAATAGTAGGTCAGAAACTGGATTGCCCTGTCATAGATATAGATGATGATGTCCTTGAAACAACCTGGAATATGAGCGTGTCGGAAAAGCTGCAGGATGTTGGTAACAAGCAGTTTttagaggaggaaggaaaagcccTGTTGAAGTTTTCAGCATCTGGAAGTGTCATTTCCCTTACTGGGTCCAATCCGATGCATGCTGCCAGCATGCAGCATGTGAAGCAAAATGGAATCGTTGTGTATCTGGACGTGCCCACGGCGGTCATTATGAGCAGGCTGAAGTCGATGAAGGTGGATCGCATTGTGGGCCAGGGTCCTGACACTTCTCTCAAGGACATCCTTCAGTTCAGGAAGCAGTTCTACAAAAGGTGGTACGACGTCCGCGTGCTTTGTGGAGGGGATGTGGCAGCAGAGGTCGTGGCAGAAAAGGTACTTGATGCTGTGAAGAGATACCAAAACTCAGAACTGGAAACTTACATTTCAACTAGGTCTAGTAGGTCTGGAAGGAGCACACAAAAAGACACTCACAAGTATTTCAGTGATGTTGTTATTGAGGGCTTAGCCCCCGATGGAGGACTCTTTGTACCTGAGAGAGGACTTCCAAAATTCACTGCTGAAGAGTGGCAAAGCCTGATAGAAGCAACGTATGCTGAAAGAGCCCAGGTGGTACTCGAGAGATGCATACACCCTGCTGATATCCCTGCATCGAAACTGCGAGAAATTATTGGCATTGCTTACGGAGAAAACTTCTCTTGTTCTAAAATCGCCCCAGTTAGGCATTTGACAGGCAATCAGTTTCTCCTGGAGTTATTTCATGGACCAACAGCTTCATTTAAAGATTTTGCCTTACAGATGATGCCGCATATGTTTGCATACTGCATTCCCAGGAGCTGCAATTACTTGGTTCTGGTAGCTACTTCTGGGGACACAGGGAGTGCTGTCCTGGATGGCTTCAGTCGTCTCCATGACATTGACAAACAGAGAATTGCTGTCATgagtttttttcctgaggatGGAGTAAGCCCCATTCAAAAATCACAGATGATTGGCTGTCAGAAGGAAAACGCCTGGTCCATAGGTGTCAAAtctgattttgatttttgcCAGACTGCTATAAAACAAATCTTCACCAATTCTGATTACACTGGCTTTCTTACAGTAGAATATGGCACAGCTTTAGCAGCAGCAAACTCCATAAACTGGGCACGCCTGCTTCCTCAGATAGTTTATCATGCCTCTGCATACCTTGATCTTGTTCAGCAAGGTATTATCACCTTTGGAAGTCCTGTAGATGTTTGCATTCCTACAGGGAACTTTGGCAACATATTAGCTGCTTTGTATGCTAAAATTATGGGAATCCCTattagaaaatgcatttgtgcTTCCAACCAAAACAATGTTTTGACTGACTTCATACAGACGGGTAGCTATGATTTGAGGGGAAGAAAGTTAGTTCCCACTTCCTCACCAGCAGTAGATATTCTGAAGTCCTCCAATCTCGAGCGGTACTTGCACTTGATTGCCGATGGGGACGGACAACTGGTGACACAACTGTACAGCCAGCTGGAAAATCAGGGCCActttcagctgcagaaagatCTACTCGAAAAGCTTCAGCAGGACTTGGTGGCTGGCTGGTGCTCTGAGGACGACTGCCTCGCTGCCATTCACTCTGTGTACAGCACCACGGGATATATTTTGGATACACACACAGCTGTTGCTAAAGTAGTTGCAGATCGATTGCAAGACAGAACTTGCCCAATTATTATTTCATCTACAGCTCATTATTCGAAGTTTGCACCTGCTATCTTGAGGGCCTTGAGGATTGTGGAAATCAAACAGAACCCATTAAGTCAGCTTCACTTGCTGAGTTCTTACAGCCCTCTGCCTCCAGTCCACTGGGGCCTGTTAGAGACGCTGAAAAAGAATGAGAATGAGCATCACCAGGTCTGTGCTGCTGATCTGAGCGTGCTGATGTCCCAGATAGAGACCTtaattcaaaatcattttatgaAAGCTTTCTGA